A segment of the Anthonomus grandis grandis chromosome 11, icAntGran1.3, whole genome shotgun sequence genome:
AATAACTTGGTTgtgaaaaactaaaagaataGGCAACTCTTTTCTCTAACAACTATATGATGCTCTTTGAATTTGCTTTTTAatagggaaaaaaataatttattttaatttatcagtCACAActgaaaaagacaaaaatatacTTTGGTTATAACTCATGACATTGACGGACCATTTGTGTCATCAAAGAACTAACGATTTGCCTTCAAAGGCTTCCTTTTTGCTATGGACGACTTACATCTGCCATCGAAGGCTAGtaatagtagtagtaagggggagctagagctcggcaagtaggcctgagcAGTCTCTTTTCACCAACACCAGAATCACCTACCCCCACGCCTCCACTCTCAATGTGCGGTCTTCACTGAATCGgccgtccttttaataaaggcttgcacgttgtcccagtccagatctttaagattttcccgctggagtgtcgttgctccgaaaattttccttcttaggcgactccacctatcacagatacctagtatgtggtatgaagtttcctcccctgtGCCGCAAGtcggacagagtgggctttctcttataccaagaaggtgtagatgcctgtttagactgttgtgcccggtcAGGATTTCCACCAAATCTTTGATACTTTGTggggtctttgttagcagtcgccttgctttagagccgtcatggtctAGTATaatttccttggcctgtctacatccttctgtccttctccaattcttccttgtttttttcccaggcccaattattaagtgcctgggagacCATCGAGGGCTAACATTTGCTGGCtcctgttgactttaggtatcttcgaattttaacatttttgaatatgaaatagtaaCCTAATCTTATTTGGACTATTTTAAGCGAAAAAAATTGGAGGatgaataacattttctttaataaaataataaaaacaaaaaaaatcatgacaatgtgTACCTATGTACGATATAAACTCATTTTCGAACATTCGCCCCAAGCGCTTTATGACTTAATGGTAATGAGAGTGAACTATGAGCCGGTCGGCCTGGGTTCAGATTTCAACTGTGCCagctttactttttttatttttttgcgacTAAGAACTTtgtagttttggaaaaattatttaatttaaatgaaattatacataaaacatGACCAAAAAGacgaaattgtttatataacataaaaaaattattttactttttcttctAATTAAATCCCTTTATTTTCGTGTAAAAAAACATACCGAAGACacccataatgtattatttattgttttggtacTTTTTAGATTTCGATGCTTGTTgcttattacatatatatacattttgGCAACTGCAAGATCatatgtcaaaagtttgacaATGTAATTATCAATAGCAACGAGTTTCGATTATCAAATAGAGTAGAGTAGACCTCTTAGAGCAGACCtcttttttgacataatttaatattatttcttagcGTCCTATGTGAATGATCcgcaaatttttttctcttaatctattcttttcaaagtaatctttatgctcaaattttaaaatattgcaaaatcggaGATACTTAAAGTCGACAAGACCCCTAACATATTTGTCACCATCCGTATGTAATTGGATTCCCAATTGTATTTCCGCTGGCGTATTTTGCGTGATTCGATGCTTTGTTTTACTGTTAATGCCTAATTGTATTTAGGCAAAGTTTTATCCCATTTATTTTGTTCCAAATTGGCTCCTGACGTTTCTAGTGCATCTTGCACGGTTTTATTTATCCTTTTACATGCAACATTTCCTTGCAGTAATCCCACAGCATttgtaaataactttaattgtttGTTCTTAACAACCCTTTTAAAGCTTTTGATGTGAATGCTGCTCCTACATCATATCGTGGATTTCCAAATGttaagaataaattattaagtttctCGATTATAAATTTTGGGGTATCAAATGTGTAAGTGTAAGTATCAAGTAAACAAGTTGTAAAAATCCATCAACTATTACTAATACATATTTGTTaccagttttatttaatttaaatggactaAGATAATCTAAATGTAATGTCTGGTGTGGTCTGGCCTATTTAAGTGTGGTTTTGTTATAAATgacttcatttttaaaaaccagTACTTTTGCTTGATGCTCTCTAAAGTTTTatcaacgaaaaaaaaacccGAACCGTGTGGTTTGCCTTGACCATTTGCAACCCACAAGCCTTAAGTACCAGCCACATACCACCAAAAGATGTTAGTTTATACACtttattttctcttaaattatatttattaaatatgttccgattaccttatttttatattagcaatatttttatcTGGATTTTGCACCTCTTTTAAGcaatcatttttttctattaggtATACTTTTTCTACGTcacttgaattatttaaattacgacTTAATACGTCTACATGCTAATGTAATTTCCAGCTTTATGTTGTATTTGAAATGAAAACGCCTGCAAAAACAAGATTCGTTTGGCTATTCGCGGTATAATCGCTTgcttatttattgcattttttgctGCATTAcaatcaataataatagtaatctCATGaccaattaaataatatttatattattctaagACCTTAATAATTGCCAACAACTCTTGTTCGAAAGAGTGATAATTTCTCTTTATGTCCGTGGTTTGTTTGCTAAAGAAAGCTATTGAGTTTGCTTTATTTTCGAAGTTTTGCATCAAAATGCGTGCAAACCAGTCTCGATTTACATCAGTATACACAATCGTGTGTAATTTAGGATTAAATATGGATAAGAGAGCTTTATTGCAAATTATTTgcttcaaatgattttttttataaacatctGTCAATTCGggcaaaattttctattaattttataaaatatcccTAAGAAATTATCTAAGCTAGTGTTgagtttttgggaaaatgttgtAACGCAATCATTTTTGACTTTGATGGAGCTATTTGATTGAGTATAATATTGTTCCCCAAATAAGTTATCTTTTCTGTTAGAAAAGATGACTTATCTAGTTTCAACATAAGACCATATTCTCGAGCTATATTAAGAACATTACATAATATTTCCAACCCttcttctattatttttgaCGGAATTAAAATATCGTCTAAATAGGGTGTGACATAATACTTTTAAAGATGCATATATACTTCCCTCATAGATTTCTAAAAACGgtggatgaaataaaaaatgctccTCTGGTGTAATGAACGTTGTATAGGGAATGTAGTCCGTATCTGGTGGTATCCTGATACCAAGTCGAGACATGTGAAATAATTGTAACCGTTTAAATTATCAATAGTTTCTTCAATCAATGGCATAGGAATGTTATTGTGTCTTtgtctaattttaataactgAACGAATATTAACTACCAACTGCTTTTCAGCATTCCTTTTATTTACGAGAAGAGCAAGACTAGCATATGGTGACTTACATTCGCGAATAATAATTGCAAcagataattcttttaaaatatttctcagcatttttttatcaccttcATTAAAGCGATAAGACCGATGGGTTACTGGCTTATCATGTTCACACATTTGTTTGTCTCTTCTGTGGTGGTAAGCTCAATTAAAAGTGAGACTAAGTGCGCTTTACCAAGattatataaactaaaaaatatacaatctTTATAATCTAGCAGAATTTTATAAAGATCATTTTCTTGTGTTGTTGATAGTATtcctttatcaataattttcaaccaaGTAGGAATACATTCTTCGTATTTAAAACTAAGCCTTTCATCAATACGATAGTACATTATATTTgtgttttctataaaatttctCCCTATAAGGACATCATCATATAGATTAGCCTTTCCggttatataaaaagttatattttgttTCACTTCGTCTACTTGTATTTTTGCGTGAACATATTCTGTCACAATTATTCCAGAACCTTTAAAGCTAGATAGACTGACGTCTTCGTTGAGAGGTTTCATATGTCAATATAATTTATGAGCGATATCCAATTTGATCAGAGAATACGCACTGTCAAAGTCTATGAAAGCCACaatttctttcttatttatatataaaattttttaaaatttcgataAACTCTCTGCATTAATAACTAATGTGTTctagttattatgaaaattacttTCAATATGACCCtccttttttcaaatattacatgttttatttttatgcctgtaTTCCTTTCTATCATGTCCAGATTTTCCGCAATATAAACATATAGatattttggtttttggaaGCTTAATATAATGTGATTTATTATTACTAGTAGTTCGTTAACAAagttgcaataataaaattctaggaatggtattaaatattttatttttgaaataagctCCTAAAGAGCATTTATATCTTTATTTGACAATTCTACTGATGACGTTATATTTTCATCGTTAGTGGATCAGAATGATATCTAAATCTGAatcagaaaaatgtaattttaatttatttattttcccaatatgattgaaatcaaatttttataaagaaccgCTTTTGGATGGTTTATGTTGGTTTATTAGCTAGATGCatcaataatttatatacatttcATGAACTATGAAacgtattatttaaaatattgcacCGTGAATAACTAGACCAGCTTTAATCATACCATATGAAATTATACAAAGTTTTAGCAgttcttttatgtttatttaatgtttGATGTAAAACTATCTGacgttttataaatattagcgTTACACTCAATAATCTTAATCCACTCTGATATTTCCATTATTTCAGGGTCAAATTCTGGGATGATTTCCGTATTATTTGTTGTTGTGGATTATAAATCAGCAATAATCTGTCCAAAAGAATGCATTTTATGAGTctttttaatggttttatttGACTTCTAACGTGTCGGGATGTACGAGCGTCtctcattattcttttttacttgaggcattttataaaatatcacaCACGAATCTGCACAGTTCAACCACTTTTAATGCCATCAGGGTGGACGGATGTCAAGCACCTCTTACAAATAACATTATATTACGAAAATAGTATAATCAAAGGACACGAGTCGTCCGGTTTTCTacctcaaataataataatatattaactgTACTCGCAAAATAGCGAAACGCTAGACTTCATGATGAATTACaaacaattctttttataagATGCGTCAGCATTCTTGAGCAGCATATTATGTCTTTTTGAATTACGGCGGGCATATTATGATGATGTatatataaaaggaaaaaagacGGTGACCATTAATTATCGTGCATTTGCTTTAGTCCGGGCAATTGCTAAAGTCATGGAGAAACTTGACAACCAGCAAATTTTGCAATGTCTGCAGTCCACCAACATCATTAGCGACCCGCTGGTTTTCAAAAACACAAGTCTACCGGCATTTTGTTTGCCTATAAGATGCATATTTAGATCGAGGCGAGAAAGTCGCCCTTACAGATTACTTTAGGCGATGATCAGGGCCAGGTTATAACTCTTAATGCCAAACTGCACATAATTTTGGAGTGGATCAGTGCAGTCTTATTAAGTTTAACGCAACCAAGACCCCGGCTGCTGTATTTATAAAGAGGGCTGCCTCTTCACCTCTTATTATGTCCGAGCATACTTTGTCGCTGTCTTCCTTAGTTCACTTGCTAGGTGTAGAGGTTGCAAGAGGTTGGTAAGCAATAAGTCTTGGCATGATCATGTAGCAGGAATAGCTAAAGCGGCTTTTCAAAATCTAAGGGCTTTCTTTAACACGAAAATACACCGCAACAGCTTTTAACGCTTTACAAGGTTCAGATTCATTTACCTCTTGAGATGCTCTAACATATGGAGCTCTGCACCTTTGAAGCTGCCTAATTTTCTCTAAAAGAGGCTTATATATCTTATAGGAAATCCAAAATCGAAAGTTTGGCGGATAGAAGAAAAATTGCGAACCTATATtagtaaaactatattttatcaATACCATTACGGTAAATGCTCTTCCGAAGTGACTGACATGCGACTCATGAATATCGAATGCATCTATAGACCTCTAGAACGTCGCTAGATCGGGACTCTTTCTTATGGAGAAACGCAAGTCTGTGAAATCACAACTTCAAAAGTACATCTTTCCCGAACATTATAACTTGCGGATGCAGAACTTTAGAAAAATATCCACAAATACCTTTATAGCACTGGCGCTACTCACGATACTCGAATAGTATAGGATTTGCCCTTTTCTGCCATTgtattccaaaaataaatatatacagtgcatttactatgaaagaaataaatttatttaaaattcaggtattgtcttcttcttttattttttgaactaaTCGATTACCACTATTACttcatgcattttttaaaataaaatatttctatacagGGTTTCTTAAGTAAAAACGATGGCGTgaatattctttatattaaatagaacaccctatatattaggACGTTATTCTATattatattctgaatactttgTATTTAGCAAGCCATATGCCTAAAGTCAATGGTTTGTCATATATACAGAATAACGaaacatatgaaattaaaacagaaaGTAAGTGGATCTTATTATTTTGGCACAGTTCTTGACGCAACTTTTCCTAACAGATGGATTTGACGAAGAGGATCAATTGAGTGGCCCCCAAGGTCACCGGATACAaccactttaaatttttttaaggggctatttgaattttaaggttTACATcaatagaccaaataatgttGATAATTTACAGcaaacaattcaaaaaaaaatagactaaTCTATCCGCAAGTGATTGAAAATGGGAAATTGAAGTTATTAATcgacttcaaaaatgcatttaagTAATTGAACAGAATGTTGACCAtcagttgcaataaataatgtataaatttttattttttattgatgtatGTTTTATTAGTCTattacgtcagatttgacaaaccGCTGGCTTATGGTATGCCATTCAAAAAGTATTcagcatatattttaaaagtacaaaatgtcatgatatacagggtgtttaatttaaaacaattaatgttCACGACAcagtttctacttgaggtaccctgtatagaaaattaTTGGAAGAAACGCGTAAGTGACAATGCTAATCGACgtatccgaaaaataaaaaaagaaagaaacacAGGTTTTCCTGGAACTAGATCCTCAGATATTACAATTTTCAATCTATGTaggtttcttttattacttaaaaagttttttattcagTTAGTATTTTTATGGCACCATGACAGTAGGCCGAATTTTTTCTTCCCTCCTGCTACCGACTTCGTATGCCTTCATAACATAATCGGGACTAAtagaaattttcatattttcatttaaaactttgTCAATTTTCTGCTTAAGATTTTTGCATGTTCTTCAAGAATCCCATAAAAACAAATGTTATGTTTTTGGTACTACTTACGGGCATCAAACCTTGACTTAAGAGAcgcaatttaaagaaaaaaatctgtttcattttcttcaaaagGATTTTCTTCATTACCTCTTTAACTGTAGATTTTATGTCTTGGGCTATTTTAAGGACTATTTTATTCACTAAATtagtataattaatatattatattataataaatgtagACGAGAGATTAAAAagataagtatatattttttttatattcttaatttaatttaactataattaccttgataacggtagtagatataaaaaccgaaacgttggttcaaattatgtatttttattaaataagtaggttttctcataattttcaatttcattattcataacaaagttaggtaagatattgaaaagaagaaacgcgCTCAGAGGGTAATAGAGTAAACCTCAGCTCCTGGgtatcgtgttttcgttcgttagttataggaaaccgcatagaggcgaaattttgcaatgtcgcgcgtgtacgagtgcctgcgaaagagcaccgccccgggccgtagccgatcgatagttctagcctggacacttatccctgcttccatcgatacctcacaacagaagccgaaatcatgcgaggcgacgatcgcatcgcgatggcaaaaattccgcgctggggcacatattttgcattgattcgaaataatatcttactgcagttattattgtagttaatagtaagattacgcatttaaaattttaaactaccaaactattttgatactcgctttgagttttaaaaagaataaaaattcggtatttaaattaggtgggtaaattaacaattttatttttaacttacattttacaatcttaattttatttagaataatgcctacctcttgctgcattcctggGTGCAAAAGCAATTATAAAGATACCGAGAGGGTTACCATTTTTCGTTTTCCCAATGACCCGGATCAAAAGAAAAGATGGTTAGAATGCATTGAAAGAGACGACGTAGTGATAAAAGAATCATCAAGGATctgcataaaacatttttctgaacgtttccaataaaataaataataataaatatttaaaacatttatcatatacctaaaaatacgtaataataaaaaatatattatcttgtaaaatgtaaaatattaggtcccgcggtatctccacttagtcgttccactgtacggcgtgcgacgccaaatctcggcttcaattttgacgccacgaaaccagtgtcacggctagaactatctagactttcgtgggagctgcgtcgtttggcgacaaaatgtcccaaaatatttttaaaatatttattcttatgcaggttttacagacatgacaatggttaaaattaaaccgcatagaattgtaatcttaaaatgtttaatatgctgtgttttgtataatgaaaattaaagcgttattctaataaaaaataaatgatcaactctgataaaaatataataaaaaatcagaaataaaactctaataaacaaacttaaccaCATatcaatgttttaaataaaaggctcaaataaaccgccttctttcgctaaacaaaaacttaacctatcgtaaaagctatttcgcacctccaaaagagtttcaagtaaaatggaattggcaccttcgacaattttatttcgcaactcctctaaatttgttggcctactaaattcatgcttgtaaatggtctgcttaaggtaaccacacagataaaagtcatttgaagacaaatctggagatctaagaggccatttaatatctccagtcccactaataaggcggttaggaaaaatatttgttaaaaattcttttaccctagccgcgttataagcaggacaaccatcttgctaaaaaaataaaccgatcccaggtctacatcaggcaGAATTTGAATGCAggaactcaaggtacttttgggcgtttaaagtgcaatcaataaaaaatggccctataacattgtcgcccaaaatacctgcccaaacattcaatttctaaggatactgggtacgaaaccgaaaacttctgtgctcgttttcctgagaccaataaagAACAATGGAATGATTGTGTTTGCGATGCAGTGGAAAaaaagattcatcagaaaacaaaatactttttaaaaaatattcgttttcatttgccttttccatcatggttttacaaaattccattcttcgccactggtcttcaggaaatatttcctgaatttttgaatacttaaaacatttgtacctatattttttctagatacgagcaatagttttattgctcattcccagtttctctccaacacttctagtggaccatgtcgaatcaagttctagggtactgcaaaccatttcttcccgccgttctatatcctggaccacttcaacaggggGTTCTTGACGtcttgtgtggcattttttacaatcttgaagacaaaaagatgtctcaaaatttgtaaccatatttaaaactgtttttgcacaagaaatcggtctattctcaaatgtcactgaaaacaaatctctacattgtactgccgaattgcctccataaaaccatttaattagttgaactttttcggaagggatataaacagccatagtgaaaaaaacacgaaaataacactcaaaaattattgatgcaacgtgcagtaacacagcaaagtgaggtctgctgactcccggttcaaaaaataaaaacgaaaatttccgccgcctgcaagccgcaactaagcggtgttgccattattttgggtaatacgtagctcacgataagacgatctgtataaaaaaaatctattattccttaagttaattattgtatttaaagcttactgaacttaaattaaattaaattaacaaaaggtatcattgaagatttaagttcatatttgttttaaatacttaaataagtctattttcttcttttctttcttataagtgacgtaatacctaataaaataagtaattcaaAATCTGTGTGGTCAGTCGCTTAATATTACGTTGGAGTATGTTAGTATACTATTACTTAGTACATGACTAATATATCCATGAGTTATAGGCATTTTTTTATCGTGCTTTATTGTTTCATTGTTCTACTTTGcgctaaaaaaatatgtttttcggCCTTTGtatttctataaattaattCGGATTAAGGAGTATAGTATGTCATATTGTAATTATAACTAAATTGTAGTTTTTACATCAAAAATAAGAGATGAAGTAAAAGTATTTAAACGCAGGtactgtatatttatatatgttatTGTTTAAGGAGGCATTACAAAATAGGATTATTAATGGCCAAGTAGCTTCCATAGAAGATTATCCGTATCAAGTGCTTGTAGTCTTGCGAGGCAATTCCATATCAGATTGGAATTCGTGTGGGGGAtctataatatcaaaaaattatattctcaCTGCTGGTCATTGTGTAACAAAacaaagtaataataaaagaacTTGGTAAGTAACGTAAACtgctaatataaattataaactgcTAGATATTTAACGGAACATTTTTCATGTTATTTTAGGGATCACGTGCCAGCcgaagttttgtatatttttaaaggatATTCATCATTAAGTAAGGTGCCAATACAATCAGTAATTCAACCCAGGAAGATAATATTACATCCAGGTTACAATGTACATCACATTCCTGGACCCAATGGTACTTGGCTATCGGAACATTTAGTAAACGATATTGCtcttttatatcttaaaaatccattaaccttttctaaaactattaataaaatcagGTAATTTGATCAAGTAGTCTATATTAATatctatgaaattttttaatcttaatttttatatctatatatcGATTTTGCTGAGGAATAGcgttataacttaaatatttaaatttttgacatttttatagaaatagttttaaaaacttatataacAACAAATTTTGTATCTCTGTCTCAGACACCAGCAAAAATCTGGCAATATGTAACGTGGTAATTTCGGCATATTTCATGGAATTTGTGCAAAATAGTttcttaataacttatttttaccAGACTGGCATCTCAAGACGAACCAGATTCTTCATTTTGCGGTAAAACAGCTGTGGTAACTGGTTTTGGACTGACATTTCACGATAAAGCAACAGAGTACTTGCATGCAGTAAATGTTACACTACCTGCCGTAAATAAATGTGAAAGTGGTTTCATTTGCGTTTCATATGGAATACCTCCAAGGTAAAGAAACAGAATTACATATTTtcaatatacattttaattataataatagaaaaactaataaattttaagatgGGTCATACAGGGAATTTTCAAAGTTGAGTAATTTACTTTAACTCCTTGTAGGATTCATTAAAAGTGGATAGACCATAAATCACCTATGTCAAAGTTGTATAATAAAAGacacagtaaaaaataaaaaataaaaatgataataagcAAATTTTGATGTTTTCAAAGCATCCAtggtaaattctttttttttgtatttactgCTTTTACCTTTTATCAAAATCTCTGTAGTTGTATGGTTTTTAGTACGAATCTTTTCATTTGTATTTTACCGGACGCTTTTCAAACAGTTTGGCAAAAATGAAGAAGTTATGAAATTCATTTTGCGTACAGACGAGATAAGTACAAAGTTTTTGTATGTgagtgtaatttttaattattattcaaattcaaattcaaaaaacacttatttgccaaagaaaaaaaacatgccaattacttaatttacaatgtattatgcattgattttacattttttcgttTCGTACGTTTTCTACACCCTGACTAAGGCACTCTATTGCCAGTACTTCTAATATTACTTGTGCTTTTGGGTTTTGGAGATaaattactttgtttattttttctgatcATGGTCAACACTAACTGGAAacaccttaaataaattatgtctcATAACGCGGggaaatttatcaaatttaccGACAGAAAGTTGTGTTACTCGTGCTCACCCATGCGCATAATGCCCTATAATAATAATCCGCTCTCCTAATTATAATCCGCTGAGCCCTTCCAGTCGGTTAGACTATCTTCAGGGCTGCTTTGGGACAACAAGCAAAATGATTATAAATTGacctaatataaacaaatttaacaaaattacttaCATGTCAAAGagtataaagaaaaacaaattacataaaaagggacaaattacaaaaaaattagattgctgtacaaagatttaaaataacagaaaaaacgGAAAACtagtatacatatttaaaaaacaaataaaaactgaGAATAAGAAGTTAACGTTCACATGTCAAAACagaagtaaatgccaaaatatcTCGTCATGaatagaaaaaggaaaaaaatatatcaacatTGTTATCGCACACAGAAAGAACAAAAGACTATTTAAAATACATgcattacgaaaaaaattacttttaaaaactggtgctttttaaatttatgtttttatttttattaatttagctaatttttattatttatttttaataaaaatca
Coding sequences within it:
- the LOC126742271 gene encoding chymotrypsin-like isoform X1, which translates into the protein MKCMQCIIIWIVIFQLSQQEALQNRIINGQVASIEDYPYQVLVVLRGNSISDWNSCGGSIISKNYILTAGHCVTKQSNNKRTWDHVPAEVLYIFKGYSSLSKVPIQSVIQPRKIILHPGYNVHHIPGPNGTWLSEHLVNDIALLYLKNPLTFSKTINKIRLASQDEPDSSFCGKTAVVTGFGLTFHDKATEYLHAVNVTLPAVNKCESGFICVSYGIPPRGSCRGDSGGPVAINGKQYGIVSSGAYRPEFSKMYCEDFKSAYYVNIIYYRKWISENSDVDEEN
- the LOC126742271 gene encoding chymotrypsin-like isoform X2, translating into MKCMQCIIIWIVIFQLSQQALQNRIINGQVASIEDYPYQVLVVLRGNSISDWNSCGGSIISKNYILTAGHCVTKQSNNKRTWDHVPAEVLYIFKGYSSLSKVPIQSVIQPRKIILHPGYNVHHIPGPNGTWLSEHLVNDIALLYLKNPLTFSKTINKIRLASQDEPDSSFCGKTAVVTGFGLTFHDKATEYLHAVNVTLPAVNKCESGFICVSYGIPPRGSCRGDSGGPVAINGKQYGIVSSGAYRPEFSKMYCEDFKSAYYVNIIYYRKWISENSDVDEEN